The following proteins are encoded in a genomic region of Arachis stenosperma cultivar V10309 chromosome 4, arast.V10309.gnm1.PFL2, whole genome shotgun sequence:
- the LOC130975008 gene encoding uncharacterized protein LOC130975008, whose product MKDILSHKKDWRETQIVLLTKECSAIIQNSLPEKLKDPGGFMIPCTLGDAYTTTALCDLGVSINLIPAFLIKKLCLTDEVKPTCICLQLAYGSIKIPSEVIEDMIVRMGPFAIPIDLVLLDMDGHKSASLIKGRPFLVTGRTLIDVEKGEVTLRVNEEKFVLNAVKAMQHLDIREECMSIDLIDSLVEEVNMEKSFKERLDDILDDIHPEICIFGRGRYLFCCS is encoded by the exons ATGAAGGACAttctaagtcataagaaggattggagagagaCACAAATAGTCCTCCTCACTAAAGAGTGCAGTGCAATCATACAAAacagcttaccagagaagcttaaggacCCTGGaggctttatgataccatgcactcTAGGTGATGCTTATACAacgacagctctatgtgatcttggggtaagcatcaacctaatacctgcttTTTTAATAAAGAAGCTCTGTTTGACTgatgaagtcaaaccaacctgcatatgtcttcaacttgcttaTGGTTCTATTAAGATACCATCAGAAGTAAtcgaagacatgattgtcaggATGGGACCATTTGCTATTCCCATTGACTTAGTGTTATTGGACATGGATGGGCACAAGAGTGCATCCCTTATCaaaggaagacccttcctagttACAGGACGGACCCTCATTGATGTtgaaaaaggggaagtaaccctgagagtcaatgaggaaaaGTTCGTACTGAATGCTGTCAAGGCTATGCAGCATCTAGACATTCGTGAGGAATGCATGAGCATTGACCTCATTGATTCcctggtggaagaggtcaaCATGGAAAAAAGCTTCAAGGAAAGGCTTGATGATATCCTTGATGATATTCatcctgaaatatgcatttttgggagaggGAGATACTTATtct GTTGttcctaa